The nucleotide sequence GCGTTTGAACTTGCCGTTGAGAATGCAAATAACGCTGTTGTACGCATTTTCTTAATAAAGATAATCGGGTTTAAACCGGTTAATACTTTAAGAATTACAGGGTAAGTAACTAATGCATGCACAACAAGAACGCCAAAGACAACGAAGAAGTATTTTATTAAGCTACCAAAGTCGGACAATGATAAGTCAACAAATAATGTCGTCATCAAGCAGAATACGCCGTATGGTGCTAAGTTCATTAAGATAACAACGAGACGCATAATTACTTCGTTAAAATCTTCAAACTGCTTAGCAATGCGCTCACCTGCGTCACCTGCTAGTGCAATAGCGATACCGAATAACAAGGCGAATACGATAATTTGCAACATATTACCTTTGGCAAATGCATCAAAAGGGTTGCTTGGGAACATGTCGATAATAACTTGTGTTAACGATGGTGCTTCAGTTGCAGCAAAGGTTGTACCTGCTGCCATATTAACTCCTTCACCTGGGTTGAATAATAAGCCTGCGCCAATGGCAATGGTAATTGCGATTGCTGTGGTCAATAGATATAAAGCGATAGCGCGACCACCAATGCGGCCGAGTTTTGAGGTATCTGTTAGGGAGCAAGTTCCGCAGATTATTGAAACGAAGACGAGAGGGACAACAAGCATTTTCAAACTGGTCACAAATATTTGACCACCAATCTCAAATAAACCGTCAACGAAAAAGCCTCTTACGGCAAAATCAAAGAATCCTA is from Thalassotalea crassostreae and encodes:
- a CDS encoding dicarboxylate/amino acid:cation symporter translates to MNKESANSLTRRIVIGMLAGISLGWIFQWLLPTNGDLLIPLGFFDFAVRGFFVDGLFEIGGQIFVTSLKMLVVPLVFVSIICGTCSLTDTSKLGRIGGRAIALYLLTTAIAITIAIGAGLLFNPGEGVNMAAGTTFAATEAPSLTQVIIDMFPSNPFDAFAKGNMLQIIVFALLFGIAIALAGDAGERIAKQFEDFNEVIMRLVVILMNLAPYGVFCLMTTLFVDLSLSDFGSLIKYFFVVFGVLVVHALVTYPVILKVLTGLNPIIFIKKMRTTALFAFSTASSNATIPSTMNTATKKLGVHNSIASFTVPMGATINMDGTAIMQGVATVFIAQVFNVDLTITDFLMVILTATLASIGTAGVPGVGLIMLAMVLAQVGLPVEGIGLIIGVDRLLDMVRTAVNITGDSMVTLVVGKSEGQFDETIYNSADDTSRDRIDFHHLKD